A DNA window from Zonotrichia albicollis isolate bZonAlb1 chromosome 2, bZonAlb1.hap1, whole genome shotgun sequence contains the following coding sequences:
- the LOC102066437 gene encoding transforming growth factor beta activator LRRC32 produces MKLNIIFLLAVVNTGTFSYHPTEGTPCEMANSQAFCHNKDLHQIPHELHLNVNKIDLSGNLIQSIPEIPSSFYTSLQYLDLSFNQISFITSGVFAHMTSLLEINLANNHLHKLAQNGTEGIGLLPKVEIMDLSHNNLYSGMAEYFINQAPALQYLSLADNSIVRISHKMFQGSPSLVEIDLQRNIIMEIEEGAFETLANLSKLNLSTNSITCISDFNLRQLEVLDLSRNSIETFSITKSNDEYNLRCLDLSENKLLHFPVFPQVNKLVTLNLSNNLIKLTAESPYNKMDYMDNEWLDASFHLLDQKRSKNTSSLYLSQLVYLDLSYNKIKSIPDGFFKSMMSLHTLNLSRNCLQAFTVGYDSALLSLTVLDLSYNALQNLLLDAGALPNLREFHVQNNNLQTLQFDIFSSLPSLRLLNLQSNNISLCHMYSGLAEQRLAGEDSGCVSFVSSPALQHLYLADNMLSILPARTFHKTRLLVLDLSMNPGLKIELKALAGLEKSLEYLHLHGNSLIDLNIDLPCFSHLKHLNLSENQLNWLPKWSSDTPLEVLDLRNNRFSTLEDSNILALENSLKNLYLSGNPLNCCGNIWLSSMIQNKNVQIPNVEHLTCQYIRSFGYWEEMHIEDIRPEDCEKDDLKKINILIILTSVLVLSVIIIGVGSFFCFRRQNFSHQFKA; encoded by the exons ATGAAACTGAACatcatcttcttgctggcagtgGTGAACACAGGAACCTTTAGCTATCATCCCACAGAGGGGACACCCTGTGAAATG GCAAATTCACAGGCATTTTGCCACAACAAAGACCTCCACCAAATCCCTCACGAGCTCCATCTGAATGTAAACAAAATAGATCTGTCTGGAAACCTGATTCAAAGCATCCCTGAAATACCATCATCATTCTACACTTCCCTCCAGTATCTGGATTTAAGCTTCAACCAGATAAGCTTCATCACGTCTGGAGTGTTTGCACACATGACGAGTTTGCTGGAAATAAATTTAGCCAATAATCATTTACATAAGCTTGCTCAGAATGGGACAGAGGGGATTGGACTTTTGCCCAAGGTGGAAATAATGGACTTGTCCCACAACAATCTCTACAGTGGGATGGCTGAATATTTCATTAATCAAGCTCCAGCACTGCAGTATCTTTCCTTGGCAGATAACAGTATTGTAAGGATATCACACAAGATGTTTCAGGGATCTCCCAGTCTTGTGGAGATAGATCTTCAGAGAAATATCATCATGGAAATAGAAGAAGGTGCTTTCGAGACTCTAGCGAACCTTTCCAAACTCAATCTCTCCACAAATTCAATTACTTGCATCTCTGATTTCAACCTCAGGCAGTTGGAGGTTCTTGACCTTAGCAGGAATAGCATTGAGACCTTCAGCATCACAAAGTCAAATGATGAATATAATTTAAGATGTCTGGACCTTAGTGAAAACAAATTGCTTCACTTCCCAGTCTTCCCTCAGGTAAATAAACTGGTAACTCTGAATTTATCAAATAATTTAATCAAGCTCACTGCTGAATCCCCTTATAATAAAATGGACTACATGGATAATGAATGGTTAGATGCTTCTTTTCATCTTCTTGATCAGAAGCGAAGTAAAAATACAAGTTCTCTTTATTTATCCCAACTTGTATATTTAGACTTAAGTTATAATAAAATCAAATCCATTCCAGATGGGTTCTTTAAGTCAATGATGTCCCTTCACACCCTTAATCTCAGCAGAAACTGTCTTCAGGCATTTACAGTAGGTTATGATAGTGCATTGCTCTCCCTAACTGTCCTTGACTTGAGCTACAATGCTTTGCAGAACCTTCTCCTCGATGCTGGTGCTTTGCCAAATTTGAGGGAGTTTCATGTTCAAAACAACAACCTTCAGACCCTGCAATTTGACATCTTTTCCAGTCTTCCTAGCCTCAGACTTCTTAACCTACAGAGCAATAACATCAGCCTTTGCCACATGTACTCAGGATTAGCTGAGCAAAGACTTGCTGGAGAGGACAGTGGTTGTGTGTCGTTTGTCAGTtctcctgctctccagcacctgTACCTAGCTGACAACATGCTGAGCATCCTACCAGCACGCACCTTCCACAAGACTCGACTGCTTGTCTTGGACCTCTCCATGAACCCTGGACTGAAAATAGAACTTAAAGCACTAGCAGGACTGGAAAAGTCTCTGGAATACTTGCATTTACATGGCAATAGTCTGATAGATTTAAATATTGACTTGCCTTGTTTTAGTCACCTTAAACATTTAAACCTCTCTGAAAATCAGCTGAACTGGCTGCCTAAGTGGAGTAGTGACACTCCACTGGAAGTTCTAGACCTACGAAACAATAGGTTCAGTACATTAGAGGACAGCAACATTTTAGCATTAGAAAATTCACTTAAAAACTTGTATCTCTCTGGGAACCCACTCAACTGCTGTGGAAACATCTGGCTTTCATCAATGATCCAGAACAAAAATGTCCAGATCCCCAACGTGGAGCACTTAACGTGCCAGTACATTCGGAGCTTCGGGTATTGGGAAGAAATGCACATCGAGGACATTAGACCAGAAGACTGTGAAAAAGATGATCTGAAGAAAATCAACATCCTCATTATATTAACATCTGTACTAGTTTTATCTGTCATCATCATTGGTGTGGGTTCATTTTTTTGCTTCCGAAGGCAAAACTTTAGCCACCAGTTTAAAGCATAG